A single Physeter macrocephalus isolate SW-GA unplaced genomic scaffold, ASM283717v5 random_12258, whole genome shotgun sequence DNA region contains:
- the LOC112063329 gene encoding cytoplasmic tRNA 2-thiolation protein 1-like, with translation HNADDMAETVLMNFLRGDAGRLARGGGLGSPGEGGALPRCRPLQLASQKEVVLYAHFRRLDYFSEECVYAPEAFRGHARELLKLLEAARPSAVLDLVHSAERLALAPAARPPPPGACSRCGALASRALCQACALLDGLNRGRPRLAIGKGRRGLDEEGPPGGRGSHSRPDPRLRSPSPASRDSSSPLGSDDVGVRGRL, from the coding sequence GACACAACGCCGACGACATGGCGGAGACGGTGCTCATGAACTTCCTGCGGGGCGACGCGGGCCGGCTGGCGCGGGGCGGGGGCCTGGGCTCCCCGGGCGAGGGGGGCGCCCTGCCGCGCTGCCGCCCGCTGCAGCTGGCCTCGCAGAAGGAGGTGGTGCTGTACGCGCACTTCCGCCGCCTGGACTACTTCTCCGAGGAGTGCGTGTACGCGCCCGAGGCCTTCCGCGGCCACGCGCGCGAGCTGCTCAAGCTGCTGGAGGCGGCGCGGCCGTCGGCGGTGCTGGACCTCGTGCACTCGGCCGAGCGCCTGGCGCTGGCCCCGGCCgcgcggcccccgccccccggcgccTGCTCCCGCTGCGGGGCGCTGGCCAGCCGCGCGCTCTGCCAGGCCTGCGCCCTCCTGGACGGCCTGAACCGCGGCCGGCCCCGCCTGGCCATCGGCAAGGGCCGCCGGGGGCTGGACGAGGAGGGGCCGCCGGGTGGCCGCGGGAGCCACAGCCGTCCGGACCCCCGACTTCGGAGCCCATCCCCGGCTTCTAGAGACTCCAGTTCTCCGCTGGGATCCGACGACGTGGGAGTGCGGGGCCGCCTGTAA